The following is a genomic window from Candidatus Hydrogenedentota bacterium.
CCATCCGTGACATTCTCTATTACGCGCACGACTACACGGAAGATTTCACAATCACCGATCAGACCACCATGTTGGCAACCTTGGACAAGATATTCCTGGCCCTTAAGATCATGCTCTCCGGTATCGCTTCTATCTCGTTACTGGTCGGTGGTATCGGCATCATGAACATCATGCTCGTTTCCGTGCGTGAACGGACGCGAGAGGTCGGAATCCGCAAGGCCGTTGGCGCGACACGCCGCGATATCGGTCTGCAGTTCGCCATTGAGGCCATCACCTTGAGTTGTTTCGGAGGGCTTGTGGGCGTAATTTTCGCATTCACGGGCACCTTTGTGATGCGCTTAATTTACCCGGCTTTCCCGGTCTATTGTTCGACGTGGTCGATCCTCGTCGCGTTCGTGTTCAGCGCGACGGTCGGCGTGTTCTTCGGCGCCTATCCCGCGCTAAAAGCCGCCAGCACCGATCCCGTCGAAGCGTTGCGGTACGAGTAAGCACGGCATTCAGCCCATAACAGCGATGCTTTCCCGCAGAGGAACGGCCTATGCCCAGAACCGATCGGCAGTTCGTGGACGACCTGACGAGACGCCTCAGCGCTTTGCGTCCTGACACGCCTCCGCGTTGGGGCCGAATGACTGCTCCACAAATGCTGGCCCACTGCACGCATGCCGTTCGGTACTCTCTTGGCAAAGAAGGCGTATCGCCCCGCGAATGGAATCCCTTCCTTCAAGCCATTGCGAGGCCCGTGGTCCTGAGCGGCCTGTTGTCTATGCCCAGGAACGCGAAAGCGCCTCGAATCTTCGAACCCGGCGAAGGTGTTGCCGATGCCACCGCGCTTTCAATCGAACTCAACGAGTTCGTTGATCGATGCGGGCAACCCGGCTTTGCCCCTCCGCCGCATCCCTACTTTGGAGACCTGGGCGCAAGCGGCTGGTCTCGTCTGCATGCCCTTCACATGGATCATCACGCGCGGCAATTTGGAGTATGAACTTCGTGAGTAGAGGGCGCTCTTGATCATGCACGCATTCGACCACGACTACGTAAACGACGTTGTCCGCCGCGTAGAGAAGATAAAGCCATTGGCCCGGCCAGCGTGGGGCGTTATGACACCGCCCGAGATGATCGGCCACCTGGTCGAAGTCCTGCGTTACTCAATGGGCCGCGGCCAGGAATACGAGGACATCGGGAATTGGTTCACGAAGGTCGTTTTGCGCCGTCTGCTCCGGTGGGGACTTCTCCGCATCCCCAAGAACATCAAGGCGCCTCGCGCGCCCGGTATGCCCGCCACTCCCGCACCCAGCGATGCCGAAACGCTCCATGCTGTACTTGAGGAATACCTCGGGCT
Proteins encoded in this region:
- a CDS encoding DUF1569 domain-containing protein, which produces MPRTDRQFVDDLTRRLSALRPDTPPRWGRMTAPQMLAHCTHAVRYSLGKEGVSPREWNPFLQAIARPVVLSGLLSMPRNAKAPRIFEPGEGVADATALSIELNEFVDRCGQPGFAPPPHPYFGDLGASGWSRLHALHMDHHARQFGV
- a CDS encoding DUF1569 domain-containing protein: MHAFDHDYVNDVVRRVEKIKPLARPAWGVMTPPEMIGHLVEVLRYSMGRGQEYEDIGNWFTKVVLRRLLRWGLLRIPKNIKAPRAPGMPATPAPSDAETLHAVLEEYLGLVQAGELSPVRHPVLGDLDVDEWARLHVVHIEHHLRQFGV